Within Paenibacillus sp. RUD330, the genomic segment AATACGTCCGGCTCGTCCAGGCGATCGCCGCAGCCGGAGTCGTCTCCAACATCTCTCTCAAGCCGACTCAGATGGGCCTCGCCCTCGACCCCCACGCTTGCTACGAAAATATCCGCCTGGTCGTGAAGGAAGCGCAGCAATGCGGCAACTTCGTCCGCATCGACATGGAGGACACGCCGTTCACGCAGGCGACGATCGACATCGTCAAGCGTCTGCATGCCGAAGGGCTGACCAACGTCGGCACGGTCATTCAAGCCTACCTGCACCGGACCAAGCAGGATATCGAGGACATGATCGAATCCGGGATCCGCCTGCGCCTCGTGAAGGGAGCCTACAAGGAGCCCGCCGAGGTCGCCATTCAGAAGAAATCGGCCGTCATCGACAATTTCAAGGATATGATCCGCGCCCATCTGGACCGTGGCATCTATACGGCCGTCGCGTCCCACGACGACACGATCATCGACTGGTCCAAAAAATATGTGGAGGAGAACGGCATCTCCAAGGACGCCTTTGAATTCCAGATGCTGTACGGCCTCCGCATGTCCTGCCAGGCCGAGCTCGCCCGGCAAGGCTACCGCGTCCGGTGTTATGTGCCTTACGGAGCGATGTGGTACCCCTATTACACTCGCCGCCTGGCGGAGAAGCCGGCCAACCTGATGATGGTCCTCAAAAACATGTTCAACTAGCCCTTTCCAAAGTGTATAATTTATTAGACACTTTGGACTTTTTTTGACATGTCTTGCCAGGCACATCTCGGGTGGAAGAAGACGAGAGCCCGCCCTCAAGCGTCCCCGAACGCAGCGCATGGGGCTTGTCCGATATGCTCATGGCGCAGACGGCAAGAATACGCTTCTGGAGACCGGCTTCTGGATAGATCCGGCGCCTCAGCATCTCATCTCCCGTTCCGTGCAGGCTGCTCCCTCCCGAAGGGGACAAGCAGCCTGTTTTTGCGTTTCGACCGAAAGTGTCCACATTTTTGTACACTTTTCGCCGCCAGTTCTTATAATAAAGATAACGGTTACATATGGGAGCCGCGGATGAGGAGGGATGAGATGAGGCACCAGCTTCCAGCAGGCTGCAGCATCATGACGCAAGACTTTGCCCTATGGACCGAGGAAGAGGCAGGCTCCGGCATTTTGCCCCAGGCGGGCATCGTTACCTTCATCCGCTCTGCGGAAGGGCTCTACGAATGGCTCGTGCCCGGCTCTCCCGGCAATTCCGGCCGAATCGCGGTCCATGCCGTTCCGGAAGGAACCGGACTCGGCGAGCTGGCCGACATTGCCGGGGACTGTCCCTACGCGCTGCTTACCGGGACATCCGGACAGCCCAGCGGCATGGTCCGCATGAGCGATGTCCGCCGGGAGCTTGCGCTCGCCTACCGGCAGCTCAAGGCGGGCTTCGACGCGGCTCTGGAAGCCTCGGAGATTGCGATTACGGTCATCAACGAGCACAGCGAGGTGATCGCTTGGACCGCCGACGCGGAGCGGATGTTCGGCATCCGCCGCGATGACATTCTCGGCAAGCAGGCATCGGACTTTTTCCCCAAGGAGCGTCTTCAGGTGCTGCGCACGCTGCATACGGGCGACGCCGTCCGGCAGATGCAGCACCAGCCGCGGCAGGACATCCATGCCATGATCAACGCCCGCCCGATCGAGCTGGACGGCAAGGTGATCGGGGCGGTAGCGGCGGAGATCGACATCACCTCCCAGATCCGGATGAACAAGCAGCTGTTCACGATGGCGGCCAAAGTCCAGCATTTGGAGCGGGAGGTCGCCAAGCTCAGCCCGACGAGCGATCCTTTCGCCTCCATCAAGGGAACGAGCGCGGCGCTCAAGACCTCCGTCGAGACGGCCCGCAAGATCGGCTCCACCCAGGCGACGGCGCTCATCCTCGGCGAAAGCGGTGTCGGCAAGGAGCTGTACGCGCGCGCCATCCACGATTCGAGGGAGAAGGCCGGAGCTCCGTTCATCGCCATCAACTGCGGCGCGATCCCTCCCTCGCTGTTCGAGAGCGAGCTGTTCGGCTATGAGCGCGGAGCGTTCTCCGGCGCCGATCCCAGAGGCAAGAAGGGCAAGATCGAAATGGCCGGAGGCGGCACTCTTTTTCTCGACGAGATCGGGGAAATGCCTCTCGACATGCAGGTCAAGCTGCTGCGCGTACTGCAGGAGAAGAAGTATTACGCGGTCGGCGGCTCGGCCTTGAAGCTTGCGGATTGCCGGATCATCGCCGCCACGAACCGCGATCTCAAAGCCATGATCGCCGACAATAAATTCCGCGAGGATCTGTACTACCGCCTCAATGTCGTCACGCTCGACGTGCCTCCGCTTCGGCATCGGAAGAGCGACATTTATGAGCTGATCCAGACCTTCCTCCCGGAGTTCTCCGTCGCCTACGGCCGATTCATCGAGGCTTGTCCGAGCGAAGTGGTGCAGGCGATGATGAGCTACGATTGGCCCGGCAACGTCCGGGAGCTGCGCAATGCGGTCGAGAGGCTCGTCATTCTGTCCTCGGACGGAGAGCTCAAGCCGGAGTACTTGCCAGGGCCGGTGCTGAGCGCTCCGGGCTCGGCGCCGCCGGCCGCCCCCGTCAAGGAAGCGCAGGCCGGCGCCCGGCTGCAGTCCATGAAGGATGAGGTCGAGAAGCAGAAGATTCTCGAAATGCTGGAGGCCGAAAAAGGCAACAAGCGGGCCGTCGCCAAAAAGCTCGATATCTCGCGGGCGACGCTGTACAACCGGATGAAGCGGCTGGGATTGCCGCTTTAGGACGGATAACGGGCGGAGCTGGAATCGTCTCGGTGCCGGGCCAAGGGGGGACGATGCGCCCGCGGAGCATGAGCCCGATTGACGCCGGACCGAGGATCCTGCGGAGACTGAGGCCGACGCTGAGCGCCGTTCCCTGCGGGACCTGCCGCAGAAAAGAGGGGGAGTCCATCCCGCCCGCCAGCGGCGCGGAATCGGCACTTCCCTCCGTTCCATCCTAAAAAGGCCATCGGCTGCGCAGTCAGAACCTGATGCGCGGCCGATGGCCCTTTTTTCGCATGGAATGGGGCCGCTACCAGCTCATCAGCAGCCGCTCGATGTCTTTTTCATCCAGCACATCGCCGATCTCGACCTGCATGCAGAGCAGCTCCGTGACGGCCTTCACTCCGTGCCTGGCGCCAGGAGGAAACCGCATCACATCCCCGGGTCCGACCGTATAGATCTGGTCCTCGAGCATGAAGCGGCCGGTTCCGGCCAGCACCGTCCACACCTCTTCCTTGCGCTCATGCAGATGGTAGCTTGTGTGGCTGCCCGGCTGCAATTCCACGCGGCGCGTCAGCACCGCCCCGTCCTCGGTCTCGGCGTAATCGATCGTCCGGCATATTCCCCATCGCTTCTCCTCGTACATCGGCAGCCGCGCCTGCTCGCCCAGCATGCTCTTGATACGGCTCGCCTCGCTCTTGCTGGCGACGAGAATGCCGTCCGGGCTTGCCGCCACGATGACATCGCACAAGCCGATCACATGGATCGGGCTGCTCAGCTCATTGATCAGATGGGTGTTGTGCGAGCCTTCAGCGACATGCCCAGGCCCGATCTGCGTGCCGCCCATATGGCTGACGAACGTTTCCCAGCTGCCCAGATCATGCCAAGGCCCCTCATAGAGAAGCGCAGCCCGGCGGCTGCACCGCTCGACGACCTCCTCGTCGAAGCTCGATTCCCGCAGCCCGCGGAAGCCCTCTCGCCGCTCACCGTCCGCGGCCAGCCGCTCGTCGCCGCCCATCCTCTCCAGCATGTAGCCGAGCCGAAAGGCGAACACCCCGCAGTTCCAGAGCGCTCCCCGGCGAATCAGGCTCGCGGCTGTCGGCGGATCGGGCTTTTCCGCGAACCTTTCGACGGAAAACCAGGGCAGCTCCTTGCCATCTCCTGCTTCAGCCGCCTCCTTCTTCCCGCGCGAGGCCCGCTTCTTCCGCTCCGGAACGATATAGCCATATTGGCTGGAGGGATGGGAGGGAGCGGTGCCGACGAGAGCGATGTCCGCGCCCGCCTGCTGCAGCGTCTGCGGCAGCCGCTGCAGCAGGTCGAAGAAATCGGATTCCACGAACAAATCGACGGGCAAGACGCAGACGATCTCATCCCGGTCTGCCTTCAGCTCGCCTGCGAGATAGGAGCATGCCTGCGCCACCGCGGCATAGGTGCCCCGCTTGCGGCTCTCCTCGATAATGGGAATGCCGAGCCCGACATGGCTCCGCGTGATTTCGGCCTGGCTGCGATGCGTCACGATCGCCGCTTGGGCCGCGAGGCCTGCCGCGGCGAGCTGGCGGCAGACTCGTTGGATCATCGACTCCAGGCGTCCGTCCTCTCCAGGAAGGAGCTTCAGGAACAGCTTGGAGCGAACGTCGTTGGACAGCGGCCAGAGCCGCTTGCCGGATCCTCCGGACAACAAAATGATGCGCAACTGATGACAAGCCTCCTTGCTTCTTGACCTGCTTGGATTCTCTATGCGGAGCGGCTTGCTTGCTCGGGCCGCTCCATTTCCTGCTCACGGCTTCTTTGCCCGCCAGACACCCTGCGGCGCAAGCATCTCTCGCCGGGACGGAACAGCCCTGCCCGGAGCCTGCCGGGATGAAGCGGCGCCGGTCCCCGCCAACCGGGCCGAGGCTCGCTGCGGCGTCTGGCGGGACGCCCCGGACTTGGTTCCGGACGCCCGGACCGGCAGCCGCTTTCCGGATGAAGCTCCTGCCGGCTGCCCCTTCTTGCCGGAGCGGACCGCTTCCAGCGCTTTCGCCAGCGCCTCGCCGGCCTTCCGCCAGCTCATGCCGATCATATCTCGGCGGCCCTTGGCTCCCTTCTCGCGGCACAAGGCCGGATTCGAGCTCGCCTTTCGCATCTGCTCCTTGAGCTTGGAGGCATCGGCCTCCGCCCACAGCTGGCCCTTCTCGGCGAACAGGCTCCGGAACGTATGGGAGATGGCGGAAGGCTTGCCCATCGAGGCGGCGGGGCTTTTCAGCGAGTAGGGCACGAGAAAGGAATTGGAAGGCTTCAGGAAATCCATCTGGCCGCCCCATGCCGTCGCAATGACGGGAATCCCGCTCGCCAGCGCCTCCATGAACGGCATGCCCACCCCTTCGCCGCGCGTCGGCAGCACGAAGGCCGACGCAGCCGTGTACAGGCCTCTGAGCTCCCGAGCGCTCATGCGGCGGGTGAGCAGGACAATCGGCGCGGTTCGATGGGCGATGCGCAGAGAGCGCCGATAGCGCCGTATTTTCTCCCGAATCCAGGCCCCGCTCTCCCGGGCTCCGTACCCGCTGGTCTTGATGACCAGCAGCACATTGTCCTTGTCGGTGAACTCTTCCCAATAAGCTCGAAGCAGCGCCTCCGGATTTTTGCGGTGCTGGAACCCGAACACGGAGAGGAAGACGAACCGGCCTTGGCCGCCGGGAATCGGGAAAGGCGGATTGGACGGCCGGAAAGCAGCCGTGTCCACCCCATGGGGAGCCAGGTGCAGCGGCACCTTCACCCCGCTGTCGCGCATCGCCTTGAGGTTATGCCGGCTCGGGACGACCACCGCGTCATATCGGTTGATGGAGGAGCGCCATCGTACGGGAATGCGGGTCGTCTCCCAGACGGTATTCAAGACGACCTTGTCATACTGCGCCCTGGCTGCCGCAGGATTCATCGTATGGGGCGGATAATGGTAAACGAGCATGCGCCGGCCCGTGCTCTTCCGCCTCCCTCCATAGACGCCCATGCCGTCGCGCGCCTCGACCCGGAACCCCTGCCTCCGCAGCGCTCGCGCATATTCCCTGCTGGCGCTGCCGAGCCCGCTGCCGCGGCCGATCGGGCCGCGCCAATCGATTGCCATAGCCTGCTTCGGCATGCCGTTTCCTCCGGCCCCCTCCTTGTTCCGGTCCCGCTCAGCACGGGAGGCCATCAGCGATAGACCCTCTTGGAAGCAGCGGCTCCTCCGGGCAGAGATGTCCGGCCCTGCAAGGAAAGCTGCCTGATCCGGCCCGCCGCCTTACTTCCGCTGCGGACATAGCCTTTGCGTTCATGGAAGCTGACGGAGCGGTATTTCGCGGCAAGCTCCTTGCTGCGCTGCGGCGTCAGCCGGCTCGCCCGCCCATGAAGCCCGCGGTTCAACGCTTTGCGGAGCTGGACGCTGCCGGGATAGCGGCTGTAGACAAAATTGCCATACGTCTCATATTCGCTGAAGCCGAATTGCTTCGTCCGGTCGATGCTTTTGAGAATGGCGCGATGCCAGCTCATGCCGTGCCTCCGCTCGATATCGCGCTTCAGCTCGCGCAGCTTGCTTTTCTCGAACAGCATATAGTGCGTGACGAGCGAACGGGGAGCCGACGGAGCGCGTCCCATCAGCTTTTTGTACGTGCGGAAATACTCCGGCTGGCTCCAGCTCCGGGTATAAAATGTCGTCTTCCCCCCCGAGCGGAACGAATGGGGACGAATCAGCACCGTATCGGCGTCGAGAACGAGAAAATGCTCGGCCTTGACGATCTTGTCGCCGCTCAGCTTGAGCAGCTGCTGGAACAGCCAGCCGGAACGGTCCCACTTGGCCGAGCGGTAGGTGATATCCTTCTTCGTCAGGGGAAGCACCGTATTTTCGTCCACGAACCTCCATCCATGGGTGCGGCAGGCCGACTGCATCGCTTCCGTACGCGGCGCGACGACGACAATCTCGCCGATGGGGTGCAGAGATTGGCGGCGAACGGCTTGGACGGCATGAGGCAGCGTCCCGAGGTCCTTCTCGATTGCGGGGATAAGCACGTCGATCCGGGTGCTGGCGCCGCCGGATGGGACGGAATGGCTGGGCATATCATCATCTCCTGTGCGGGAAGCTGGCTCCATGGCTTTGCCACCAACATATGCCGTCGCCTCCCGCAGCGGTTGGGCAAGCGGCATGAAGAGGCGTCCGCCTTGGGCACGGCCGGCCGGCCATGTTGGCTTCGCCTGTCCCTGCCTGCTATGATGAAAGGACCAAGAGCATTCCGAAGGAGGATTACGATGGAATTGAAGCAGGATTTGATCCGCAGGCTCATCGCCTATGCGCAGGTGGACACGCAGTCGGACGAGAACAGCGAGACTTGCCCTTCCACGCCCGGCCAGCTTGAGCTCGCCCGGCAGCTCGCCGCCGAGCTGAAGGAAATCGGATTGACGGAGGTGTCGCTGGACGACAACGGCTATGTCATGGCGACCCTTCCAGCTACGACGGACAAGCCGGCGCCTACGATCGGCTTCCTCGCCCACATGGACACTTCTCCCGACCTTACCGGGACCGGTGTGCGGCCGCAGATCGTCGAGGGCTACGACGGCGGCGATATCGTTCTCGATGCGGAGAACGGCATCCTGCTCTCCCCCCGCGAATTCCCCGAGCTGGCCGCCTACAAGGGCCAGACGTTGATTACGACGGACGGCCGCACGCTGCTCGGGGCGGACGACAAAGCCGGCATCGCCGAAATCATGACGGCTATGGCTTATCTGGCCGCCCATCCGGAAATCCCCCACGGCAAGGTGCGCGTCGGCTTCCTCCCGGACGAGGAGATCGGCCGCGGCCCGCATCGCTTCGACGTCGCGGCCTTCGATGCGCAATTCGCCTACACGATGGACGGCGGCCCGCTGGGCGAGCTGGAGTACGAGAGCTTCAACGCCGCCCAGGCGGTCGTCACGATCCAGGGCAAGAGCGTCCATCCCGGCACGGCCAAGGGCAAGATGATCAACTCCGCCGCAATCGGGATGGCTTTCCACGGCAGGCTGCCCGCCGGCGAGGTGCCGGAATTCACGGAAGGCTACGAAGGCTTCTATCACTTGAGCTCGATCGAAGGCACCGTCGACAAAACCCGGCTGAAGTACATCATCCGCGATTTCGACCGCCAGAGCTTCGAGAACCGCAAGAGCGCCATGGAGACCATCGCCGATGAGTTCCGCCAAACCTACGGCAAGGACAGCATCACGCTGGAGCTGACGGATCAGTACTACAACATGCGGGAGAAGATCGAGCCGGTCATGGAAATCGTGGAGCTGGCCCGCCAGGCGCTGCTGGATTCCGGCGTGGAGCCGATCATCAAGCCGATCCGCGGCGGCACCGACGGCTCCCAGCTCAGCTACATGGGCCTGCCGACGCCGAATATCTTTGCCGGCGGCGAGAACTTCCACGGCCGGTACGAATTCGTATCCGCCGAGAGCATGGAGAAGGCGGCTGAGGTCATCATCCGGATCGTCGCGCTCGCGCCGGAGCAGGCTTAGCGGGCTTGCCGGCCTTTGGCGCCGCCAAAGGCAGCCGGCATAACATCCGTTCCGAAGCGGCCGGCGCATCCGCCGGCCGCTTCGGAATGGGCGGAAGGGAATCCGGTCGTTGGACCGAATTCCCTTCTTTTGCTTCCGTGTCTTTTTCGGATAAAGGATCTATCCCGACGATGGCGATGCTCCTGCCCTTCAAACACTTCCGAGGCCTGGACGCGGCTTGCCATCTTCAAAGGCTCTATACAATTCCTTGATCATCCCCTGACAATCCCATGGTACTCTCTTCCCAACCGAGAACGGAGGGATGAGCCATGCGAGTCGCCTTGTTCACCGATACCTATGTGCCTCAGAGAAACGGAGCCGCGCGCACGCTCGGACGTCTGGCCGCTTACCTGGAAAAGAGGGGCATCGAGCCGCTTGTGCTGACGCCCCGCTGCTCCGCCGATACGGAACAGAGCTTCGTAAGGAGCTACCCCAGCATCCCCTTCTTCCTGTATCCCGAATGCCGGATCGCCGTGCCCAATCCCATCTCCCTCAAAGCCGAGCTGAACCGTTTCCGTCCCGACCTGATCCACCTGGCGACTCCGTTCAACATCGGCTTGAGCGGACTTCTTTATGCCCGCAAAAACGCCATCCCCCATGTCGCCTCCTACCACACCCACTTCGACCGGTATCTGGCCTACTACGGCCTTCAGCATGCCTCTCGGCTCTATTGGCGCTATGCCCATTGGTTCCATCGGACATGCGCCGCCACCTTCGTCCCTTCGCGGGAGACGCTGTTCTCCCTCTACCGGCAGCGCTTCGGCGGCCTCCGGTTATGGCAGCGGGGAGTGGACTGCAGCGCCTACCGCCCGAATCTCAGGTCGCCGGACGAGATCCGCGGGCAATTCGGCCTGCCGGGGAAAAAGCTGGCTCTCTATGTCGGGAGGCTCGCGCCGGAAAAGGATCTCGCCACCCTCGCAGCCGTCATGAACGGGCTGTCCGGCGAAACCCGCGAGCAGCTCCATCTGCTCGTCGTCGGCGACGGCCCGCTGCTGCCCGAGCTGCGCCGCCAGATGCCGGACAACGTCACCTTTGCCGGATACCGGGAAGGCGCGGAGCTGGCGCGCCTATACGCTTCGGCAGACATGTTCCTCTTCCCCTCCAGCACGGAGACTTTCGGCAACGTCGTCCTGGAAGCCATGGCGAGCGGGCTTCCGGTCATCGGAGCGGAAGCCGGCGGCGTCAAGGAGCTCGTCCGCCAAGGACGCACCGGCCTCCTGTGTCCGCCGGGCGATCCGGCCTCCTTCATCGACGCGCTTGAGCGGCTGCTTGCCCGCCCCGAGGAGGCCTCATCCATGGGAGAGGCGGGCAGAAGAGAGGCGCTGGGCCGATCCTGGGACCAGGTGCTGGGGGGCATCGTGGATCAATACGAGGAAATTCTGCGCGCCAAAGCGGAATCCAGCCGCGACTGGAAAGGCATTTCCGTCTCCTAGAGGCTCCCAGACAGACAGCCGAGAAAAAACCCGACCCCTTCGGCAGATTGCCTGAAGGGGTCGGGTTTCATTGCGTTCGATGCCCGGCTGCATCCAATGGATGGAGGCTCCGGCGCTTGGATCAGAGCTCGGCCTGCACGGCCGGCTGGCCAGAAGCAGAAGCTTTTCCCGCAGCGGCAGCCGCGGCCGCATCGCGGCGCTGGCGAGCCGACTTGCGGAAGAACAGCAGCTCGTAGATGCACGGCACGATGATCAGCGTCAGCACGGTCGCCACGATCAGACCGCCAATCACGACGATGGCGAGGCTCTGCGACACGATGCTGCCGCTCTCCGGCGAGCCGAAGACGAGCGGAAGCATGGCGCAGACGGTAGCGACGGCCGTCATCAGAATCGGCCTCATGCGGGTGCCCGCCGCCTCGAGCAGCGCCTCGCGGATTGTCATCCGCTCTTCATTCTGCTTGACGCGGTCGATGAGCACGATCGCATTGGTGACGACGATGCCGATCAGCATGAGCGCCCCGAACATCGCCGTGAAGTCCGGCGTCACCTGCGTGACGATCAGACCCAGCACCGCACCGATCGCGGCCAGAGGCAGCGTGAACATGATCGCCAGCGGAGCCCGCAGCGTCTTGAATGTAAGCACCATGATGAGGTACACGATTCCGATGGAGACGAGCGCGATCATGCCGAGATCGGCGAAGTCCTGCGACTGGTCGCTGGAAGCTCCTCCGACGAGGATCTGGACTCCGGCCGGAGCCTTCACTTCATCGGCCGCCTTCTTGATGTCGGCGCCTACGACCGACAGGCGGCTCGGCTCCGCCGAGGCGGTAATCCTCACGTACGGCTTGCCGTCCTTGAGATAGTACACGGCCGCCTTTTCTTCCTTCTTCCACTGGGCGACGGCCGATGCTTGCTTCGGCCCCGCATCCGTCATCACCGTCAGGCCGGGCAGCTCGGATGCCTTCTCCGGCTTCAGCATCGGCTCCAGTATGACCGGTGTCTGCCTGCCGTCCGCTTCCATGAGCTGGCCGACCGGAACCGGGTTCAGCATGCCTTGCAGCTGCTGAGCGATCTCGGCGGCCTTGGCTTGCGCCGGATCGACCTCCAGCGTATAGACCTGCTTGCGCTCCTGCTGATTGCTTTCGACCTTGAGCACGTCCTTGACGGGCTTGATCCGGGCCATCACCTCGTCCGCCGTTTTCGACACGGCCGCGAGATCGGAGCCAGCGACATCAACGAATACCTGCGATCCGCCGCCTCCGGACATCATGCTCATCGCCGAAGCGGTCAGCTCCGCATCCGCGTAGTCGGACTGCTTGGATTTGACCAAGTCGATGACGGCCTGGGCATCCGCGCCCTTTTTCATGCCAAGCAGGAAGGTGACCTCCGTCGGGGAGGAGACGTTTCCGAATCTGGCGCCGTCAGAGCTGTTGCCGGCCGACATATAGACCCAGTCCTGTCCGTCCAGGCCTTTCAGAAACGTCTCCATCCTTTTGCCTTCCTCCAGCAAATGCTCCTGTGTGGCGTCGGCCTTGAACGCAAGCGTGATGTTGACGTTGGAGGCGTCCGAGGAGTCGATCGCCCCCTTCGGCATGGCCGCGTACGCGCCGATCGAGCCGGCAAGAAGAATGACGGCAGCCGTCAGCGGAACCCACTTGCGTCGCAGGTTCCACTCCAGTATGTTCTGGAAGCGCC encodes:
- a CDS encoding DUF6492 family protein — its product is MPSHSVPSGGASTRIDVLIPAIEKDLGTLPHAVQAVRRQSLHPIGEIVVVAPRTEAMQSACRTHGWRFVDENTVLPLTKKDITYRSAKWDRSGWLFQQLLKLSGDKIVKAEHFLVLDADTVLIRPHSFRSGGKTTFYTRSWSQPEYFRTYKKLMGRAPSAPRSLVTHYMLFEKSKLRELKRDIERRHGMSWHRAILKSIDRTKQFGFSEYETYGNFVYSRYPGSVQLRKALNRGLHGRASRLTPQRSKELAAKYRSVSFHERKGYVRSGSKAAGRIRQLSLQGRTSLPGGAAASKRVYR
- the pepT gene encoding peptidase T, with protein sequence MKQDLIRRLIAYAQVDTQSDENSETCPSTPGQLELARQLAAELKEIGLTEVSLDDNGYVMATLPATTDKPAPTIGFLAHMDTSPDLTGTGVRPQIVEGYDGGDIVLDAENGILLSPREFPELAAYKGQTLITTDGRTLLGADDKAGIAEIMTAMAYLAAHPEIPHGKVRVGFLPDEEIGRGPHRFDVAAFDAQFAYTMDGGPLGELEYESFNAAQAVVTIQGKSVHPGTAKGKMINSAAIGMAFHGRLPAGEVPEFTEGYEGFYHLSSIEGTVDKTRLKYIIRDFDRQSFENRKSAMETIADEFRQTYGKDSITLELTDQYYNMREKIEPVMEIVELARQALLDSGVEPIIKPIRGGTDGSQLSYMGLPTPNIFAGGENFHGRYEFVSAESMEKAAEVIIRIVALAPEQA
- a CDS encoding proline dehydrogenase family protein, with the translated sequence MEIGSELYRKTLLTITGNSLVEKLTLKYGKKLAGKFIAGQELPEAIEAIRELNGKGIMATLDHLGEGIKSMREAEGYRKEYVRLVQAIAAAGVVSNISLKPTQMGLALDPHACYENIRLVVKEAQQCGNFVRIDMEDTPFTQATIDIVKRLHAEGLTNVGTVIQAYLHRTKQDIEDMIESGIRLRLVKGAYKEPAEVAIQKKSAVIDNFKDMIRAHLDRGIYTAVASHDDTIIDWSKKYVEENGISKDAFEFQMLYGLRMSCQAELARQGYRVRCYVPYGAMWYPYYTRRLAEKPANLMMVLKNMFN
- a CDS encoding sigma 54-interacting transcriptional regulator, with the protein product MRHQLPAGCSIMTQDFALWTEEEAGSGILPQAGIVTFIRSAEGLYEWLVPGSPGNSGRIAVHAVPEGTGLGELADIAGDCPYALLTGTSGQPSGMVRMSDVRRELALAYRQLKAGFDAALEASEIAITVINEHSEVIAWTADAERMFGIRRDDILGKQASDFFPKERLQVLRTLHTGDAVRQMQHQPRQDIHAMINARPIELDGKVIGAVAAEIDITSQIRMNKQLFTMAAKVQHLEREVAKLSPTSDPFASIKGTSAALKTSVETARKIGSTQATALILGESGVGKELYARAIHDSREKAGAPFIAINCGAIPPSLFESELFGYERGAFSGADPRGKKGKIEMAGGGTLFLDEIGEMPLDMQVKLLRVLQEKKYYAVGGSALKLADCRIIAATNRDLKAMIADNKFREDLYYRLNVVTLDVPPLRHRKSDIYELIQTFLPEFSVAYGRFIEACPSEVVQAMMSYDWPGNVRELRNAVERLVILSSDGELKPEYLPGPVLSAPGSAPPAAPVKEAQAGARLQSMKDEVEKQKILEMLEAEKGNKRAVAKKLDISRATLYNRMKRLGLPL
- a CDS encoding glycosyltransferase family 1 protein; protein product: MRVALFTDTYVPQRNGAARTLGRLAAYLEKRGIEPLVLTPRCSADTEQSFVRSYPSIPFFLYPECRIAVPNPISLKAELNRFRPDLIHLATPFNIGLSGLLYARKNAIPHVASYHTHFDRYLAYYGLQHASRLYWRYAHWFHRTCAATFVPSRETLFSLYRQRFGGLRLWQRGVDCSAYRPNLRSPDEIRGQFGLPGKKLALYVGRLAPEKDLATLAAVMNGLSGETREQLHLLVVGDGPLLPELRRQMPDNVTFAGYREGAELARLYASADMFLFPSSTETFGNVVLEAMASGLPVIGAEAGGVKELVRQGRTGLLCPPGDPASFIDALERLLARPEEASSMGEAGRREALGRSWDQVLGGIVDQYEEILRAKAESSRDWKGISVS
- a CDS encoding glycosyltransferase family 4 protein — translated: MPKQAMAIDWRGPIGRGSGLGSASREYARALRRQGFRVEARDGMGVYGGRRKSTGRRMLVYHYPPHTMNPAAARAQYDKVVLNTVWETTRIPVRWRSSINRYDAVVVPSRHNLKAMRDSGVKVPLHLAPHGVDTAAFRPSNPPFPIPGGQGRFVFLSVFGFQHRKNPEALLRAYWEEFTDKDNVLLVIKTSGYGARESGAWIREKIRRYRRSLRIAHRTAPIVLLTRRMSARELRGLYTAASAFVLPTRGEGVGMPFMEALASGIPVIATAWGGQMDFLKPSNSFLVPYSLKSPAASMGKPSAISHTFRSLFAEKGQLWAEADASKLKEQMRKASSNPALCREKGAKGRRDMIGMSWRKAGEALAKALEAVRSGKKGQPAGASSGKRLPVRASGTKSGASRQTPQRASARLAGTGAASSRQAPGRAVPSRREMLAPQGVWRAKKP
- a CDS encoding sugar phosphate nucleotidyltransferase → MRIILLSGGSGKRLWPLSNDVRSKLFLKLLPGEDGRLESMIQRVCRQLAAAGLAAQAAIVTHRSQAEITRSHVGLGIPIIEESRKRGTYAAVAQACSYLAGELKADRDEIVCVLPVDLFVESDFFDLLQRLPQTLQQAGADIALVGTAPSHPSSQYGYIVPERKKRASRGKKEAAEAGDGKELPWFSVERFAEKPDPPTAASLIRRGALWNCGVFAFRLGYMLERMGGDERLAADGERREGFRGLRESSFDEEVVERCSRRAALLYEGPWHDLGSWETFVSHMGGTQIGPGHVAEGSHNTHLINELSSPIHVIGLCDVIVAASPDGILVASKSEASRIKSMLGEQARLPMYEEKRWGICRTIDYAETEDGAVLTRRVELQPGSHTSYHLHERKEEVWTVLAGTGRFMLEDQIYTVGPGDVMRFPPGARHGVKAVTELLCMQVEIGDVLDEKDIERLLMSW
- a CDS encoding efflux RND transporter permease subunit is translated as MRSLIEGAFRNKAAVVLCVVLVLGLGIFSYNKLPMEFLPEADNPQVTITAIGPGYDAASMETLVTKPMEEATAGIKGKTASFASSGDSYSQLNLSFDSSTDMKQAKIEVDRAIATVPLPERVGAPYVVQLNTSMIPISWVTLTYGDSLDAARQEQAQKEIMESFQSIDGIGSVTVSGRPQPQIRIVPDAARLKEKGVPLQSLYAVMNGRSASASVGSGILDGAAVNLNVSSSLHDEATLKKLPVADGVVLGDVASVERESGRENVSRIDGKDAMVLTFTKAAGANAVDVGKQVEQKSEQLSEEMPGVQLKVLMSTSEQVVHSVNSMMREVLMGALFATIVILVFMRNIRATLVTIVSIPLSLGLTLYLLDVSGVSLNILTLGGVAVAVGRLVDDSIVVIENIFRRLQKEAFSPKLVIDATREVGTAITASTLTTVAVFLPMGLLRGSLQSFLLPFALTVTYSLLSSLLVALTVIPLMSSRMFRNVRITEHAPSRRFQNILEWNLRRKWVPLTAAVILLAGSIGAYAAMPKGAIDSSDASNVNITLAFKADATQEHLLEEGKRMETFLKGLDGQDWVYMSAGNSSDGARFGNVSSPTEVTFLLGMKKGADAQAVIDLVKSKQSDYADAELTASAMSMMSGGGGSQVFVDVAGSDLAAVSKTADEVMARIKPVKDVLKVESNQQERKQVYTLEVDPAQAKAAEIAQQLQGMLNPVPVGQLMEADGRQTPVILEPMLKPEKASELPGLTVMTDAGPKQASAVAQWKKEEKAAVYYLKDGKPYVRITASAEPSRLSVVGADIKKAADEVKAPAGVQILVGGASSDQSQDFADLGMIALVSIGIVYLIMVLTFKTLRAPLAIMFTLPLAAIGAVLGLIVTQVTPDFTAMFGALMLIGIVVTNAIVLIDRVKQNEERMTIREALLEAAGTRMRPILMTAVATVCAMLPLVFGSPESGSIVSQSLAIVVIGGLIVATVLTLIIVPCIYELLFFRKSARQRRDAAAAAAAGKASASGQPAVQAEL